The following are encoded in a window of bacterium SCSIO 12643 genomic DNA:
- a CDS encoding GTP-binding protein, which produces MIKKKICILGAFAVGKTSLVEKYVKSIFSDKYHTTIGVKTDQKDLIIDGKNVRLIIWDINGEDDYQHVRPSYLTGVSGFLLVVDGTRKETLKVAMDLKNLVFKTVGAKEFILMINKSDLKDSWELNPKDIETIEEMGWKVVQTSAKTGAQVDETFIALANSII; this is translated from the coding sequence ATGATAAAAAAGAAAATATGTATCCTGGGTGCTTTTGCTGTTGGAAAGACCAGCTTGGTTGAAAAGTATGTTAAAAGCATTTTTTCAGATAAATACCACACCACTATTGGGGTCAAAACAGATCAAAAAGACCTGATCATAGATGGAAAAAATGTACGTTTAATTATTTGGGATATAAATGGTGAAGATGATTATCAACATGTACGTCCCTCATATCTCACAGGAGTTTCAGGCTTTTTATTGGTAGTGGACGGAACGCGTAAAGAAACGCTCAAAGTAGCCATGGATTTGAAAAATCTTGTTTTTAAAACGGTGGGTGCCAAAGAGTTTATTTTAATGATCAATAAATCAGATTTAAAAGATTCCTGGGAGCTCAACCCAAAAGATATTGAAACTATTGAAGAAATGGGCTGGAAAGTTGTTCAAACCTCTGCTAAAACTGGTGCTCAGGTTGATGAGACCTTTATTGCCTTGGCAAATTCTATCATATAA
- a CDS encoding HAMP domain-containing histidine kinase produces the protein MTDSDNVNKITTIITEPCGRVLGSKNVFSDTFNFKIEKGNCIDDIFPFLFGLFPMTQKELVLKDMAFEGFKGNIILQNNLKEVSISFYKQPKEALLWEQTIQKHNQKELIDQLVMKTDKAILSSNVFDTLGFMHFEKTDKGFVLNGNIPHWFQVIFPHYNYSSPIFNLEELFPFLEIFMPDTQQLFNSGKDGKLLSGMWSVYNEDNTEEFILQATAIRTDERNFIFIENISERFPDKHKNVQMAREMYLKHQELIKTEKSLRKLFKHREQFISIFSHDIKGPLGGAYSLMNYLKRKEEFMKNFKPDQAEIFNMMYKGLGDLNDYVNRLYDWSNVHFGNIELDISEVSLHDICVNLKSLFHEKLENKNLDLVLNFPESILIQVDQAFFKNALHNIINNAIKFSNEGQTIKIQTVTTPSSLTIQIIDEGVGITKKIQSTIFDYSKKQSRKGTKGEKGTGIGLTVVKRIVDMHNATINIESVVRKGTTVSITLPR, from the coding sequence ATGACCGATTCCGATAACGTAAATAAAATCACTACAATCATTACGGAACCTTGTGGAAGGGTTTTGGGGTCGAAAAATGTTTTTTCAGATACATTTAACTTTAAAATTGAAAAAGGAAACTGTATAGACGATATATTTCCATTTCTTTTTGGATTGTTTCCAATGACGCAAAAAGAACTCGTATTAAAAGACATGGCTTTTGAAGGTTTTAAAGGAAACATTATCCTTCAAAACAATTTAAAAGAAGTTTCTATTAGTTTTTACAAACAACCTAAGGAAGCATTGTTATGGGAACAAACCATCCAAAAGCACAATCAAAAAGAACTTATTGATCAATTGGTAATGAAAACAGATAAAGCGATTTTATCCAGCAACGTATTCGATACACTGGGTTTTATGCACTTCGAAAAAACGGATAAAGGATTTGTTTTAAATGGAAATATCCCGCATTGGTTTCAGGTTATATTTCCGCATTACAATTATAGCAGTCCCATATTTAATCTGGAGGAATTGTTTCCGTTTTTGGAAATTTTCATGCCAGACACACAGCAGTTATTTAATTCCGGAAAAGACGGCAAACTCTTATCTGGAATGTGGAGTGTTTATAACGAAGACAATACAGAAGAATTTATTTTACAAGCCACTGCAATACGTACTGATGAACGGAACTTCATCTTTATTGAAAACATTTCCGAGAGATTTCCGGATAAACATAAAAATGTTCAGATGGCACGTGAGATGTATCTAAAACATCAGGAACTGATTAAAACTGAAAAAAGCCTACGCAAACTATTTAAACATAGAGAACAGTTCATTTCAATTTTCTCTCACGATATCAAAGGTCCATTAGGAGGTGCATATTCGTTAATGAACTACCTGAAAAGAAAGGAAGAATTCATGAAAAACTTCAAACCGGATCAGGCAGAGATTTTCAATATGATGTATAAAGGTCTGGGAGATTTAAACGATTATGTAAATCGTCTGTATGACTGGTCTAATGTCCATTTTGGTAACATTGAACTGGACATATCCGAAGTGTCATTACATGATATATGTGTGAACTTAAAGTCACTGTTTCATGAAAAATTAGAAAATAAAAACCTGGATCTTGTTCTTAATTTTCCAGAGAGTATTTTGATACAAGTTGATCAGGCATTTTTTAAAAACGCGTTACATAACATCATAAATAACGCTATTAAATTCTCAAACGAAGGGCAAACGATTAAAATCCAAACGGTCACTACTCCATCAAGTTTAACCATACAGATCATTGATGAAGGAGTTGGTATTACCAAGAAGATTCAAAGTACAATTTTTGACTATAGTAAAAAACAAAGTCGAAAAGGAACTAAAGGAGAAAAAGGTACTGGAATAGGTCTTACGGTGGTGAAACGAATTGTTGATATGCACAATGCAACCATCAATATTGAGTCTGTTGTTCGAAAAGGTACCACCGTATCCATTACGCTTCCCCGATAA
- a CDS encoding SPOR domain-containing protein produces MKRLLTFIILISLIPSALIAQSDSTSAERTPPTIAIGVGTLSYFGELNNNNTISSPLVSRMAFDISFRQPINYFLEFKINAWGGQISANERSIERNLNFETTMFGGGFGLNYNFGNFLKPDRTLEPILGVGIEMISFSSKTDLLSKDNVAYHYWSDGSIRDLPESSPNAEDAVRIHRDYYYETDIKTSPMYDLDDYNTYSLAFPVTVGAKLDLNDKWAFRAAMTYHFTMTDLLDGIDENSGNFKGDAKMDNLLYTSVSLSYNFTRFDKDGGGYDAYDDFIDIDPNADEDNDGVIDWEDECLGTPFGAEVDEKGCPVDGDKDGVPNFNDDELDSAPGAQVDSVGVTITSSDVDLYYEKYYDTTGNYSPITAEGYTMQVIASKVKRNRNVNKTKYSVAIGEFEGEIPADLVNDILSVEDVNTHEADGKVVVTVGSYDTKEEAEARQNQLVKDGITPTDIVSVNDHKKEVKTITGVKPEFEAKQWEGDDSENGEIIYRVQVGAFTRAADEKIFEDLPELIKVSSDDGYIRYFTGSYASYSDAAKSKIDILTNGFKGAFVVAFKDGNRVSLNNIGTIQLNKSQSAGITSTQPLTEDQKANLKFKVQLGSYRSQIPTDVLERYMELGNVEQMKGKDKYIRYVAGAFSTYEEASTYKKELLDKGFEGCYVVAVYYGKLISAGQARKMLNK; encoded by the coding sequence TTGAAAAGATTACTTACATTTATTATTCTTATTAGTTTGATCCCTAGCGCGTTGATAGCGCAATCGGATTCTACTTCAGCTGAACGTACTCCTCCTACTATAGCTATTGGTGTGGGTACGCTTTCTTATTTTGGAGAACTGAATAATAATAACACCATTTCTTCTCCCCTGGTTAGTCGAATGGCATTTGATATTTCTTTCAGACAACCTATCAATTACTTTTTAGAATTTAAAATTAATGCCTGGGGTGGTCAGATTTCTGCGAATGAAAGATCAATTGAGAGAAATCTAAACTTTGAAACCACAATGTTTGGTGGTGGATTTGGCTTAAACTACAACTTTGGTAATTTCCTAAAACCAGATAGAACTTTAGAACCTATTTTGGGTGTTGGGATTGAGATGATCAGTTTTAGTTCTAAAACCGATCTTTTAAGTAAAGACAATGTAGCATATCATTACTGGAGTGATGGCTCTATTCGTGACCTTCCCGAGTCATCTCCAAATGCAGAGGATGCAGTAAGAATTCATAGAGATTATTACTATGAAACGGATATCAAGACTTCTCCGATGTATGATCTGGATGATTACAACACGTATTCTTTAGCATTTCCTGTAACTGTTGGAGCCAAATTAGATTTAAATGACAAATGGGCTTTCCGTGCAGCTATGACTTATCATTTTACCATGACCGACTTATTAGATGGTATTGATGAAAACTCAGGTAACTTTAAAGGAGATGCTAAAATGGATAACCTTTTATACACCTCTGTTTCTTTAAGTTACAATTTCACCAGATTTGACAAAGATGGTGGCGGATATGATGCCTACGATGATTTCATTGACATTGATCCTAATGCAGATGAAGATAATGACGGTGTCATAGATTGGGAAGATGAATGTTTAGGAACACCATTCGGTGCTGAAGTTGACGAAAAAGGATGTCCTGTGGATGGTGATAAAGACGGAGTACCAAACTTTAATGATGATGAATTAGATTCAGCTCCTGGGGCACAGGTAGATTCTGTTGGAGTAACTATTACTTCCTCTGATGTAGACTTATACTACGAAAAATACTATGATACTACGGGTAACTACTCTCCTATCACCGCTGAAGGCTATACCATGCAGGTTATTGCAAGTAAAGTAAAGCGTAATCGAAACGTAAACAAAACAAAGTATTCTGTGGCTATTGGCGAATTTGAAGGTGAAATCCCAGCAGATTTAGTAAATGACATTCTAAGTGTTGAAGACGTAAATACACATGAAGCTGATGGTAAAGTTGTCGTAACAGTAGGTTCTTACGATACAAAAGAAGAAGCTGAAGCGAGACAGAACCAATTGGTTAAAGATGGCATCACTCCTACTGACATCGTAAGTGTGAATGATCATAAAAAAGAGGTAAAAACTATTACTGGTGTAAAACCTGAATTTGAAGCAAAACAATGGGAAGGAGACGATTCTGAAAATGGAGAAATCATTTACCGTGTTCAGGTAGGCGCATTCACCAGAGCTGCTGATGAAAAGATATTTGAAGATTTACCGGAATTGATCAAAGTAAGTTCGGATGATGGTTATATCAGATACTTCACAGGATCATACGCTTCGTATAGTGATGCTGCTAAATCTAAGATTGATATTTTGACCAATGGATTTAAAGGAGCCTTTGTGGTAGCATTTAAAGATGGTAACCGTGTTTCATTAAATAACATCGGAACAATTCAATTGAACAAATCACAAAGTGCAGGTATCACTTCGACTCAACCATTAACGGAAGATCAAAAAGCAAACTTGAAATTTAAAGTTCAATTAGGCTCTTATAGAAGTCAAATTCCAACTGATGTGTTAGAGAGATACATGGAATTAGGAAATGTGGAGCAAATGAAAGGTAAAGACAAGTATATCAGATATGTTGCTGGTGCGTTCTCTACTTATGAAGAAGCTTCAACTTATAAGAAAGAATTATTAGACAAAGGATTTGAAGGATGTTATGTTGTAGCAGTTTACTATGGTAAATTGATCTCTGCAGGTCAGGCCAGAAAGATGCTCAATAAGTAA
- a CDS encoding DUF3857 domain-containing protein has translation MLLSLKKLTRNILPVLFLASALSVQAQDDFVNAEYDWDLQMPTFNIPDSLKEEPQIYFKKHQIVEFGFEGDNFIQLEVLHEIIWVNSDESIDENNKVYVPMGKGTEVVLTKARVINPDGKETLLEKDDVLEVKDEDDNVAHYFALKGIEKGSFLEYFYVIKTSPKYNGRRKVAQELAPVFDYQFDLISPEHLVFDTRSYNGFGDLDEDSFDEEHQHLTKSFEYIPKFTKEDQAYNFPNRMAVVYKLGENTANNNSSIVSYSNVGKNLVSAYSVGTKNDLKTMKKMLKEAAIDPASSEEDKIRGLEYYYKTHFSIFQASAPELEDLAFVYKNKVSNSPGFMKFMALACDQYDIKYQFAMTSNRKNIAFDQKFESYNFLQKYLMYFPGIKKYMDMEEKFSTLGLVDYDYQDNYGVFFNKVVVGEVISATSKIKPVNAPDAEASHSDMDMMVKVADDFSTLEFDLTTSATGYNVSGTQPYFGLIGPDEEVELKETLIKWVDEDMELQEVSADNTGYKHYGVDPLVMKGKFTIDKYIVSVKDKYLIKLGLFIGPQAEMYQEGEARKLPVDMGFRKNYHRVIKFEIPDGYTLTNLETLNMTVEAKEKDGTVYADFISSYTIDGNILTVTCDERYHKIHYPVEQYEDYRKVINAAADFNKIVIYLEEAK, from the coding sequence ATGTTGTTATCCTTAAAAAAACTAACTAGAAATATTCTACCCGTATTATTTCTAGCCTCTGCCCTTTCCGTTCAAGCTCAGGATGATTTTGTCAATGCTGAATACGATTGGGATTTACAAATGCCTACGTTCAATATTCCTGATTCATTAAAGGAAGAACCTCAAATCTATTTTAAGAAACATCAAATTGTTGAATTTGGGTTTGAAGGTGATAATTTCATTCAATTAGAAGTATTACACGAAATCATTTGGGTAAACTCTGATGAAAGTATTGATGAAAACAATAAGGTTTATGTCCCAATGGGCAAAGGAACCGAAGTTGTATTAACCAAAGCACGTGTAATCAATCCGGATGGAAAAGAAACACTTCTTGAAAAAGATGATGTACTTGAGGTTAAAGACGAAGATGATAACGTTGCCCATTACTTTGCACTTAAGGGAATCGAAAAAGGGTCTTTTCTTGAATACTTCTACGTGATTAAAACATCTCCAAAGTATAACGGTCGAAGAAAAGTAGCACAAGAATTAGCTCCGGTTTTTGATTACCAGTTTGATTTGATATCACCTGAACATTTGGTCTTTGATACCAGAAGTTACAATGGTTTTGGAGATTTGGATGAAGATTCTTTTGATGAAGAACACCAACACTTAACTAAGTCTTTTGAATACATTCCAAAGTTCACTAAAGAAGATCAGGCCTATAACTTTCCGAATAGAATGGCTGTGGTCTATAAACTTGGCGAAAATACCGCCAACAATAATTCTAGTATTGTAAGTTATAGCAATGTGGGTAAGAATCTGGTTTCAGCTTACAGTGTGGGAACTAAAAACGATTTAAAAACCATGAAGAAGATGCTTAAAGAGGCGGCAATTGACCCTGCATCTTCGGAAGAAGATAAAATCCGTGGTTTGGAATATTATTACAAGACCCATTTCAGCATCTTTCAGGCAAGTGCTCCTGAGTTAGAAGATTTGGCTTTTGTATACAAAAACAAAGTATCCAACTCTCCTGGTTTTATGAAGTTTATGGCTTTGGCATGTGATCAATATGATATTAAGTATCAATTTGCCATGACCTCAAACCGTAAAAACATTGCATTTGATCAAAAGTTTGAGAGTTACAATTTCTTACAAAAATATTTAATGTACTTCCCTGGAATCAAAAAGTATATGGATATGGAAGAGAAATTCAGTACATTAGGTTTGGTAGACTATGATTATCAAGATAATTACGGTGTGTTCTTCAATAAAGTAGTGGTTGGAGAAGTCATTTCTGCAACATCCAAGATCAAGCCTGTAAATGCACCGGACGCTGAAGCTTCACATAGCGACATGGATATGATGGTAAAAGTAGCGGATGATTTCTCTACGCTAGAGTTTGACCTAACTACATCTGCAACTGGTTATAACGTTTCGGGAACACAGCCCTATTTTGGACTAATTGGCCCGGATGAAGAAGTTGAATTAAAGGAAACTTTAATCAAATGGGTAGATGAAGACATGGAACTTCAAGAAGTAAGTGCCGATAACACGGGTTACAAGCATTATGGTGTAGACCCATTAGTAATGAAAGGAAAATTCACTATCGATAAATACATCGTTTCGGTAAAAGATAAATACCTGATCAAACTGGGGTTATTTATTGGTCCACAAGCAGAAATGTATCAAGAAGGTGAAGCTAGAAAACTTCCTGTGGATATGGGCTTTAGAAAAAACTACCACCGTGTAATCAAATTCGAAATACCTGATGGTTATACTTTAACCAATCTGGAAACTTTAAATATGACTGTAGAAGCCAAAGAAAAAGATGGAACGGTTTACGCAGATTTCATCAGTTCATATACGATTGATGGGAATATTCTAACGGTGACATGTGATGAACGTTATCACAAAATCCACTACCCTGTGGAACAATACGAAGATTACAGAAAAGTAATCAATGCCGCAGCCGACTTTAATAAGATTGTTATCTACCTGGAAGAAGCTAAATAA
- a CDS encoding TIGR00730 family Rossman fold protein, which yields MTENNKKHLKSVLNHKTWNEIKTNDSWQVFKMMSEIVEGFEKLSKIGPCVSIFGSARTESDNENYKKAEQIAFQLTNKGYGVITGGGPGIMEAANKGAIEGAGPSVGLNIDLPHEQSHNPYIDQDKLINFDYFFIRKLMFVKYAQGFVVLPGGFGTLDEFFEAITLIQTKKIGTFPIILVGKKFWSGMVDWIRNSLLEQEATISEKDMFIFKVVDTPEEAVAEIDKFYNDYLLSPNF from the coding sequence ATGACCGAAAACAATAAAAAACATTTAAAATCAGTACTTAATCATAAAACGTGGAATGAAATCAAAACCAATGATTCCTGGCAAGTATTTAAAATGATGTCCGAAATCGTTGAAGGATTTGAAAAACTAAGTAAAATTGGACCCTGCGTATCCATATTTGGATCTGCGCGTACCGAAAGCGACAATGAAAATTATAAAAAAGCAGAGCAAATTGCATTTCAACTGACCAATAAAGGATATGGTGTCATTACCGGTGGTGGTCCTGGAATCATGGAAGCTGCAAATAAAGGAGCGATTGAAGGTGCAGGCCCATCGGTAGGTCTAAATATCGATCTGCCACATGAGCAATCGCACAACCCTTATATTGATCAGGATAAACTGATCAATTTTGATTATTTCTTTATTCGTAAACTGATGTTTGTCAAATACGCACAGGGGTTTGTGGTATTGCCAGGTGGGTTTGGAACCCTAGATGAGTTTTTCGAAGCGATCACTTTAATTCAAACCAAAAAAATCGGCACCTTCCCTATTATTTTGGTAGGCAAGAAATTCTGGAGCGGAATGGTAGATTGGATTCGCAATTCGTTATTAGAACAAGAAGCTACCATATCTGAAAAAGATATGTTCATTTTTAAAGTAGTCGATACTCCGGAAGAAGCCGTAGCCGAAATTGACAAATTCTACAACGACTACTTGTTATCGCCTAATTTCTAG
- a CDS encoding DUF975 family protein, with the protein MTQNAELMRIARRSLDGKWVLAVGTHLIFIIISAALQGLTSYFEAAGLLYLITSGPLALGLSIFALNIYKDEDAGVENLFEGFQNFVNSAAAYLLMTLFIILWSLLLIIPGIIASISYSQTMFIMADDPNIGPMDAIDKSKEMMYGYKMKYFRMMLRLLGLGLLCILTLGIGFFFLIPYAQVLMAAFYQDLKGETQEEEATLYE; encoded by the coding sequence ATGACACAAAATGCTGAATTAATGAGAATAGCCCGTAGATCATTAGACGGGAAATGGGTTTTGGCTGTGGGAACACACCTCATATTTATTATTATTTCCGCAGCTCTACAGGGGTTGACATCATACTTTGAAGCAGCGGGTTTGCTTTATTTAATCACATCCGGACCGTTGGCATTGGGCTTAAGCATTTTTGCGCTTAATATTTATAAAGATGAAGATGCGGGTGTAGAGAATTTATTTGAGGGGTTTCAAAATTTCGTGAATTCGGCAGCTGCATATCTGCTAATGACACTGTTTATTATTTTATGGTCTTTGTTGTTAATAATACCTGGGATTATAGCGAGCATCTCTTATTCTCAAACTATGTTTATTATGGCTGATGATCCGAATATTGGTCCTATGGACGCTATTGATAAGAGTAAGGAAATGATGTATGGCTACAAAATGAAATACTTCAGAATGATGTTACGTCTTTTAGGTTTGGGGTTGTTATGTATTCTGACATTAGGAATTGGTTTTTTCTTTTTAATCCCTTACGCTCAGGTATTAATGGCTGCATTTTATCAAGACCTTAAAGGTGAAACACAAGAAGAAGAGGCTACCTTGTATGAGTAG
- the murQ gene encoding N-acetylmuramic acid 6-phosphate etherase has protein sequence MKRITEQESLHKNLDELSVDELLQGINQEDQKVALAVQKSIPQISALIQEIVPRMREGGRLFYIGAGTSGRLGVVDASECPPTFGVDHEMVIGIIAGGDSAIRKAVEFAEDSIDGGFKDLEAYNINTKDTVIGIAASGTTPYVVGALKKCNDVGILTGGITNNPNSPVSQEAKFPIEIEVGPEFVTGSTRMKSGTSQKLALNMISTTIMIQLGRVKGNRMVDMQLSNNKLVDRGTLMVQNALNIDYQTAENLLLKHGSVRKAIASQNS, from the coding sequence ATGAAGCGTATTACGGAACAGGAATCATTACATAAAAATCTGGACGAATTATCCGTTGATGAATTATTGCAAGGCATCAATCAGGAAGATCAAAAAGTTGCATTAGCCGTACAAAAATCTATACCTCAAATCAGTGCCCTGATTCAGGAAATTGTACCCAGAATGCGTGAAGGAGGACGTCTATTTTATATTGGGGCAGGTACCAGTGGGCGTTTAGGAGTTGTGGATGCATCAGAGTGTCCTCCTACTTTTGGAGTCGATCATGAAATGGTTATTGGCATTATTGCCGGTGGAGATTCTGCAATCCGTAAAGCTGTTGAATTTGCTGAAGACAGTATTGATGGAGGCTTCAAAGATTTAGAAGCATATAATATCAACACCAAAGATACCGTTATTGGCATAGCAGCATCAGGAACTACGCCATACGTGGTTGGTGCTTTAAAAAAATGTAATGACGTTGGTATCCTAACCGGAGGAATTACAAACAATCCAAATTCTCCTGTTAGCCAGGAAGCAAAATTTCCTATTGAAATTGAAGTTGGACCGGAGTTTGTTACCGGAAGTACCCGTATGAAATCGGGGACCTCGCAAAAACTGGCATTAAACATGATCTCCACTACGATTATGATTCAATTGGGTCGTGTGAAAGGAAATCGTATGGTGGACATGCAATTAAGTAACAACAAACTCGTTGACCGTGGAACATTGATGGTTCAAAATGCGTTAAATATAGACTACCAAACAGCTGAAAATCTACTTTTAAAACATGGCAGTGTCCGTAAAGCCATTGCCTCTCAAAACTCATAA
- the pruA gene encoding L-glutamate gamma-semialdehyde dehydrogenase has translation MPKGIFNVPIPKNEPVKAYAPGSAERDSLLKEYKKLYNSHVDVPMYIGDQQITTDNKKTIAPPHDHQHVIGSFSYGDKSHVEAAIDAALKAKKQWAELSWEHRASIFLKAAELLAGPFRDKMNAATMLAQSKNVMQAEIDAACEFIDFLRFNVQYMVDIYGKQPESAPGMWNRVEYRPLEGFVFAISPFNFTSIAGNLPASAAMMGNTVVWKPSDTQVYSAQVIMELFKEAGLPDGVINMITVDGPDAGDVIFNHKDFAGLHFTGSTGVFQHLWKTIGMNINTYRSYPRIVGETGGKDFIVAHKSAHAQQVATGISRGAFEFQGQKCSAASRAYIPTNLWEDVKNSVIADVNSFTMGSPEDTNNFINAVIDERAFDKIASYIDYIKAQDDAEILVGGNYDKSKGYFIEPTVVVTSNPKFRTMCEEIFGPVITIYVYDENDFEATLDLVNETSEYALTGAIFSQDRYAAELATKKLVDAAGNFYINDKPTGAVVGQQPFGGARGSGTNDKAGSELNLIRWVSPRLIKETFVTPTDYRYPFLG, from the coding sequence ATGCCAAAAGGAATTTTTAATGTACCGATCCCAAAGAATGAGCCGGTAAAAGCTTATGCTCCAGGGAGTGCAGAACGCGATTCTTTATTGAAAGAATATAAAAAATTATATAACAGTCATGTAGATGTGCCAATGTATATTGGAGATCAACAGATTACTACTGATAATAAGAAAACGATTGCTCCTCCACATGATCACCAACATGTGATCGGATCATTTAGTTATGGAGACAAATCTCATGTTGAAGCTGCTATTGACGCTGCGTTAAAAGCAAAGAAACAATGGGCAGAATTAAGTTGGGAACATCGTGCTTCTATTTTCCTAAAAGCTGCTGAATTATTGGCTGGACCATTCAGAGATAAAATGAATGCGGCTACTATGTTGGCACAATCCAAAAATGTGATGCAAGCTGAAATTGATGCAGCATGTGAATTTATTGATTTCTTAAGATTCAACGTTCAGTATATGGTAGATATATACGGAAAACAACCTGAATCTGCTCCGGGAATGTGGAACCGTGTGGAGTACAGACCGCTAGAAGGATTTGTATTCGCAATCTCTCCATTTAACTTCACTTCTATCGCAGGGAACTTACCGGCATCAGCAGCTATGATGGGTAATACTGTAGTATGGAAACCATCTGACACTCAAGTGTACTCTGCGCAGGTGATTATGGAGTTATTCAAAGAAGCTGGACTTCCGGATGGAGTGATCAATATGATTACTGTAGATGGACCAGACGCTGGTGATGTGATCTTTAACCATAAAGATTTTGCAGGATTACACTTTACGGGTTCTACTGGCGTTTTCCAACATTTATGGAAAACCATTGGTATGAATATTAATACTTACCGTTCTTATCCAAGAATTGTTGGAGAAACTGGTGGTAAAGATTTTATCGTAGCACATAAATCTGCTCATGCACAGCAAGTAGCAACAGGAATTTCTCGTGGTGCATTTGAATTCCAGGGACAAAAATGTTCTGCGGCTTCAAGAGCATATATCCCAACTAACTTATGGGAAGATGTAAAAAATAGCGTCATCGCAGATGTGAATTCTTTCACAATGGGCTCACCAGAAGATACCAATAACTTCATCAATGCAGTGATTGATGAGCGTGCATTTGATAAAATTGCATCTTACATTGATTACATCAAAGCGCAAGACGATGCGGAGATCTTAGTCGGTGGAAACTATGATAAATCAAAAGGATACTTTATTGAACCAACTGTTGTAGTGACTAGCAATCCAAAGTTCAGAACAATGTGTGAAGAAATCTTTGGCCCTGTGATCACGATCTATGTATATGATGAAAATGATTTCGAAGCTACTTTGGATTTAGTAAACGAAACTTCAGAATATGCGTTAACCGGTGCAATCTTCTCTCAAGATAGATATGCTGCAGAATTGGCTACTAAAAAATTAGTAGATGCAGCTGGTAACTTCTATATCAATGATAAACCAACCGGAGCAGTTGTAGGACAACAACCGTTTGGTGGAGCACGTGGTTCTGGTACAAATGATAAAGCAGGTTCTGAATTGAACTTGATTCGTTGGGTATCTCCTCGATTGATTAAAGAAACATTTGTAACTCCGACAGATTACAGATATCCTTTCTTAGGATAA